The genomic stretch CGTCCATGCAACAGCCGATAAACCACCCCATATTGAATAAGCTGCAGCAAAGAAAGCCAATCCCAGTATTCCATGCATGATGTAATCACCATTTCCCGCACCCAGTATCGTATCGAGAGCCTTGGCACCCAAGAAAAGGACTGACGTGAGATTAACGAAAATGAATAGACCAATCCAGAAAACCGCCAAAATAGTTTTTAGGTTTTTGCTATAGCGGACCTCAACAAAACCGGGAATGGTATAGATGTTTTTTTCAATGAAGATGGGAAGAAAATACTTGCCTACAATAATAAGGGTAATAGCAGCCATCCACTCATAGGAAGCAATAGCCAGACCCAGGGAGAACCCAGATCCTGACATTCCAATAAATTGTTCAGCTGAAATATTGGCTGCGATCAAAGATGCTCCGATAG from Candidatus Neomarinimicrobiota bacterium encodes the following:
- a CDS encoding sodium/glucose cotransporter, translating into MQFSSVDYLTFIIYAVTIVTVGLWVSRSKEGHEKNAEDYFLAGKSLPWWAIGASLIAANISAEQFIGMSGSGFSLGLAIASYEWMAAITLIIVGKYFLPIFIEKNIYTIPGFVEVRYSKNLKTILAVFWIGLFIFVNLTSVLFLGAKALDTILGAGNGDYIMHGILGLAFFAAAYSIWGGLSAVAWT